Part of the bacterium genome, AGCATGCTCGACGTAGAAGTGATTGAAGATGCGCAGGCCGCAGCCGTCGCACTGGATCCGATCCGCAGCAGAATTCTTTCCGAGTTAGCGCAGCCTGCTTCAGCAGCATCCCTCGCCGGCAGGCTTGGTCTTGCGCGACAAAAAGTGAACTACCATTTGCGGGCATTGGAAGAAAATGGGCTTGTTCGTGTTGTAGAAAAGCGCAAATGGGGGGGGTTGACAGAGCGTTTGCTGGTGGCAACTGCTGCCAGTTATGTTGTTTCTCCGGTTGCGATGGGTCAGGTGGCTACAGATCCGTGTCGCTGCAAGGACCGGCTCTCAGCGCGCTATCTGATCGCGCTGGCGGCACGAATGGTAAGGGAGGTAACAAGCCTCTTACGACGTTCTGATGAAACGGGGAAGCGACTGGCCACACTTTCTATAGACACAGAAATTCGATTCCGGAATGGATCCGAACGTGCAGCATTTACTGAAGAATTAACCCGGACTATCACTCAACTTGCCTCGCGGTACCATGATGAGTCGGCGCCAGGAGGTCGTTCGCACCGAGTAGTGATTGTTTCCCATCCGTTGCCACAAGAAGCCGACTCAAAGGAGGAAAAGTTATGAGTGTAAAGAAAGAACCATCGGGGCGTCGCTCGGTTCAGGTAGAAGTGGAAGTTCCTGGAACACCTGAAGAAGTATGGCAGGCGATCAGCACGGGTCCAGGAA contains:
- a CDS encoding helix-turn-helix domain-containing protein, coding for MLDVEVIEDAQAAAVALDPIRSRILSELAQPASAASLAGRLGLARQKVNYHLRALEENGLVRVVEKRKWGGLTERLLVATAASYVVSPVAMGQVATDPCRCKDRLSARYLIALAARMVREVTSLLRRSDETGKRLATLSIDTEIRFRNGSERAAFTEELTRTITQLASRYHDESAPGGRSHRVVIVSHPLPQEADSKEEKL